A genomic window from Methanomassiliicoccales archaeon includes:
- a CDS encoding ABC transporter ATP-binding protein, with the protein MLLNIKNISFSYESIKALEDVSFDAREGEILGVIGPNGSGKTTLLRCINQTLKPKAGTVLIDGTDLSQLQRAEIAKKIGVVPQRFTTFPFTVFDVVLMGRFPHIDALSGESPRDFEIVTNAMEMTGTLHLCERAIDELSGGELQRVIIARALAQEPEVLLLDEPTLHLDVNHQLEVLEMVKRITKEKDLITILVSHDLNLAARYCDRLLLLSAGKVHSAGQVQDVLTPEKIREVFHVDVDIVYNERTQSYNVILVSPTD; encoded by the coding sequence TTGCTCCTCAACATCAAGAACATCAGCTTCTCCTACGAAAGCATCAAGGCCCTGGAGGATGTGAGCTTTGATGCGAGGGAGGGGGAAATCCTCGGCGTCATTGGTCCTAACGGGTCTGGAAAGACGACGCTGCTCAGGTGCATCAACCAGACGCTGAAGCCGAAGGCGGGGACGGTCCTGATCGATGGTACCGATTTATCCCAACTCCAGCGGGCGGAGATCGCAAAGAAGATCGGCGTCGTCCCGCAGCGCTTCACCACCTTCCCCTTCACGGTGTTCGACGTCGTTCTGATGGGGAGGTTTCCACACATCGACGCGTTGAGCGGCGAGAGCCCGCGTGACTTTGAGATTGTCACGAATGCGATGGAGATGACGGGCACCCTGCACCTGTGTGAGAGGGCGATTGACGAATTGAGTGGCGGGGAGCTGCAGAGGGTGATCATCGCAAGGGCACTCGCACAGGAACCCGAAGTCCTTTTACTCGATGAACCGACTCTCCATTTGGACGTCAACCACCAGCTCGAAGTGCTGGAAATGGTCAAAAGAATTACGAAGGAAAAGGACTTGATAACGATTCTCGTCTCGCACGACCTCAATTTAGCCGCCCGATACTGCGACCGACTCCTCCTTCTCAGTGCTGGGAAAGTACATTCGGCTGGACAGGTGCAAGATGTCCTGACGCCGGAAAAAATCAGGGAGGTCTTCCACGTCGATGTCGACATCGTGTATAACGAGAGGACTCAGTCATATAATGTGATCCTGGTCTCGCCGACTGATTAG
- a CDS encoding iron chelate uptake ABC transporter family permease subunit, whose product MKGPGIDDLYARRRLRRALILLGLSVALFLTIISSICIGPVKIAPLTVIKILFGATHSSEPWPPIYNVIVLDVRLPRVLISGLVGAALSVAGAAMQALFRNPMASPYILGISSGAAFGASLAIVGGFTVMASIYSIPLMAFIFALITIFLVYEIAKVNGRTPLETLLLTGIAVGSLFSALVSFMQYVAGEKLSTIVFWLMGGFWTSDWDKFAIAAPLIVFGIIAISLFNRHLNLILMGEETATNLGLEVETFKKIILVLVSLVTAAAVSVCGIIGFVGLIIPHMMRIVVGPDHRILTPSSCIVGAIFLIWVDTLARTIIEPTELPVGVITALLGVPFFLYLLRKRKRIMGW is encoded by the coding sequence GTGAAAGGACCTGGTATCGATGATTTGTACGCCCGGAGAAGACTCCGACGAGCGCTGATACTCCTCGGATTATCCGTGGCGCTCTTCCTGACGATTATCTCATCGATCTGCATCGGGCCCGTCAAGATAGCGCCGCTGACCGTCATAAAAATCCTCTTCGGCGCAACGCATTCTTCTGAGCCGTGGCCACCGATTTACAACGTGATCGTCCTCGATGTACGATTGCCGAGGGTCCTCATCAGCGGACTCGTCGGGGCCGCGCTTTCGGTTGCGGGGGCCGCGATGCAGGCCCTGTTCAGAAACCCGATGGCGAGCCCCTACATCCTCGGTATCTCGTCGGGTGCGGCCTTCGGCGCATCACTCGCGATCGTCGGCGGGTTCACAGTCATGGCGAGCATCTATTCGATCCCGTTGATGGCGTTCATATTCGCCCTCATAACCATCTTCCTCGTCTACGAAATCGCCAAAGTCAACGGGAGGACTCCTTTGGAGACTCTGTTGCTGACGGGAATCGCAGTCGGCTCACTCTTTTCAGCTCTCGTCTCCTTCATGCAGTATGTTGCGGGCGAAAAACTGAGCACGATCGTTTTCTGGCTAATGGGGGGGTTCTGGACAAGCGACTGGGACAAGTTCGCCATCGCAGCTCCCCTGATCGTCTTCGGCATCATCGCGATCTCCCTCTTCAACAGGCATTTGAACCTAATCCTGATGGGAGAGGAGACAGCGACGAACTTGGGACTCGAAGTGGAGACCTTCAAAAAGATAATCCTCGTCCTCGTCTCCCTCGTCACCGCAGCTGCGGTATCCGTCTGCGGGATCATCGGTTTCGTAGGCCTTATCATACCGCACATGATGAGGATCGTCGTCGGACCAGATCACCGCATTCTTACGCCGTCTTCCTGCATCGTCGGCGCGATTTTCCTCATCTGGGTCGACACGCTCGCGCGTACGATCATTGAGCCGACGGAGTTACCAGTCGGCGTGATCACAGCGCTCCTCGGTGTCCCCTTTTTCCTTTACCTCCTGCGCAAGAGGAAAAGAATCATGGGATGGTGA
- a CDS encoding NAD(P)/FAD-dependent oxidoreductase, whose product MDKAKEVTVIGAGPAGIAAAIYLKRAGHDPLLLDKKGPGGLIVNANLIENYPGFPGGIDGPSLRNRFVEQMQSLGVSVTRAHVKRISRVHKIFRVETDNGDYDSLVIIVATGTRPKRIRMKGAKALEGKKVFYDLEGVLANNIVDGRIIVVGGGDIAFDYAINLRERGWKVKIVSRSTPRCLPLLWKRAEEKGIDVLVGYSPVEVLDKDDSLVLLCNSHGESKEVEGDRLLIACGRVPNLEVLDSRLRRNLWRRGLPETGVPGLYLVGDVARKRYRQAGIAVGDGILAAMMADSYLKKGGRR is encoded by the coding sequence TTGGATAAAGCAAAGGAAGTGACTGTCATTGGGGCGGGACCAGCTGGTATCGCAGCGGCGATATATCTGAAAAGAGCGGGTCATGATCCTTTGCTATTGGACAAAAAAGGTCCTGGGGGTCTGATCGTCAACGCGAATCTCATCGAGAACTATCCAGGTTTCCCCGGAGGTATTGATGGTCCTTCACTCAGAAATCGTTTTGTCGAACAGATGCAGTCCCTTGGCGTCTCCGTCACTCGAGCACATGTAAAGAGAATCAGCCGCGTCCATAAGATCTTCCGCGTCGAGACGGACAACGGAGATTACGATTCCCTTGTCATCATTGTCGCCACAGGCACGCGCCCTAAGAGAATAAGAATGAAGGGTGCGAAGGCGCTCGAGGGAAAGAAGGTCTTCTACGACCTGGAAGGGGTGCTCGCGAATAATATCGTTGATGGAAGGATCATCGTCGTTGGCGGCGGGGACATCGCATTCGATTACGCGATTAACTTGCGAGAACGTGGGTGGAAGGTGAAGATCGTGTCACGGTCGACGCCGCGGTGCCTACCGCTCCTCTGGAAGCGAGCGGAAGAAAAAGGGATTGATGTGTTGGTCGGATATTCACCTGTTGAAGTCCTTGACAAAGATGATTCGCTCGTTCTCCTTTGCAATTCTCATGGGGAATCGAAGGAGGTCGAGGGGGACAGACTTTTGATCGCCTGTGGCAGAGTGCCCAATCTCGAGGTACTCGATTCAAGGCTGCGGAGAAATCTTTGGAGAAGGGGGTTGCCAGAAACCGGGGTTCCAGGTCTTTATCTCGTCGGGGACGTCGCGCGGAAGCGGTATCGCCAAGCTGGCATTGCGGTCGGCGATGGTATACTGGCAGCCATGATGGCCGATTCATATCTGAAAAAAGGGGGAAGAAGATGA
- a CDS encoding radical SAM protein, with amino-acid sequence MTIYMVTYSQEFKRANLYNWGCNFRCAGCAYGVIGTRRQTNRFIGVEEIKEILLKLGPERVHFLGGEPTTNPDLPETARFCHEELHAYTKIGHSNGSMMPPANIDAVSVSIKAHSNKIHVEYTGVPNDEVLKNFERMYKRGIKLEASSVLIPQYIDCDEIERIAKFIAGIDQTIPYHIVGYVPVPNAPWRGTRPEEVEHAARLASKYLSNVTFSCLTPEMLRNLRAVDPRFKSAVVA; translated from the coding sequence ATGACCATTTACATGGTCACATACTCCCAGGAGTTCAAGAGAGCGAACCTCTATAACTGGGGCTGCAATTTCCGCTGCGCAGGCTGCGCGTATGGCGTCATTGGAACACGCAGACAAACCAATCGGTTTATTGGCGTGGAGGAAATAAAAGAGATATTGCTGAAGCTCGGCCCAGAGAGAGTTCACTTCCTCGGAGGCGAGCCGACGACAAATCCCGATCTCCCAGAGACAGCACGGTTCTGTCACGAAGAACTCCACGCATATACGAAGATCGGCCATTCAAACGGTTCCATGATGCCGCCAGCAAACATAGACGCGGTCTCTGTGAGCATCAAGGCGCACTCGAACAAGATCCATGTTGAATACACAGGCGTTCCAAACGACGAGGTGCTAAAGAACTTCGAAAGAATGTACAAGAGGGGAATTAAACTGGAAGCAAGCAGCGTTCTTATTCCCCAGTACATTGACTGCGACGAGATAGAGAGAATAGCGAAATTCATCGCAGGCATCGATCAAACGATTCCGTATCACATCGTAGGCTATGTCCCAGTGCCAAATGCCCCATGGAGGGGCACAAGACCTGAAGAAGTTGAGCACGCTGCCCGCCTCGCCAGCAAATATTTATCGAATGTGACCTTTTCCTGTCTGACCCCTGAAATGTTACGGAATTTGAGGGCCGTCGATCCGCGCTTCAAGAGTGCAGTGGTGGCCTAG
- a CDS encoding PHP domain-containing protein, producing MTSCRLLFHVHTHHSADAVLSPETIVRYCSKNGIEIVAICDHDFLLPHRERIALEEKYGVRIIPAIEYSTENGDIIGLFIEEACESHRCDEVLLDIRKQTGIAVLPHPMRGHRLEKINMAMIDAIEVFNGRCDAHENSLAAEKNTIWKKIGLAGCDAHFPWELGIAVNIINLPDENDLDDDEALKKSILSSPCIEIEGRGMPRLNTSFSLLIKAIKKRSMKALKDSLPMVKKSKGTSDR from the coding sequence ATGACCTCCTGCCGACTTCTCTTTCATGTTCACACGCACCACTCGGCGGACGCAGTTCTTTCACCAGAGACTATTGTCAGATATTGCTCAAAAAATGGTATTGAGATTGTCGCGATCTGCGATCACGATTTCTTATTGCCGCACAGGGAAAGAATTGCGCTTGAGGAGAAATACGGTGTGAGGATCATCCCAGCGATTGAATACTCGACGGAGAACGGGGACATCATCGGCCTGTTCATCGAAGAAGCATGCGAGTCGCACCGCTGTGATGAAGTCCTCCTCGATATCAGGAAACAAACGGGTATCGCAGTGTTGCCACATCCAATGCGCGGTCACCGCCTCGAGAAGATCAATATGGCGATGATCGATGCCATCGAGGTTTTCAACGGCCGTTGCGATGCGCATGAGAACAGTCTTGCAGCCGAGAAGAACACCATATGGAAGAAAATCGGATTAGCTGGATGTGACGCGCATTTCCCGTGGGAGCTCGGTATCGCCGTCAATATAATCAATCTCCCAGATGAGAATGATCTCGATGATGATGAGGCACTCAAAAAATCGATTCTTTCATCACCCTGCATAGAAATTGAAGGAAGGGGGATGCCGAGGCTCAACACTTCATTTTCCCTTTTGATCAAGGCGATAAAGAAGAGATCGATGAAAGCGCTCAAAGATAGTTTACCTATGGTAAAAAAGTCGAAAGGGACGAGCGACCGATAA
- a CDS encoding radical SAM protein: MRVLAEYGNEEIAKVYVVQLREDEAGNGKSRKYVVECVESVQPPIPREKKWVLIVSTMFGCPIKCKFCDAGGDYLGKLTAEEILAQIAYIVRRRFPDNYVPIPKFKIQFARMGEPSLNPAVLEAMRRLPEILDAPGLNVSLSTIAPKTNTAEKFFEELIEIKEQYYSRGRFQLQFSIHTTDVDKRNELIPIKKWSFEEIAAYGDRFSSPESGDKKVTLNFAPAVGYPLDAKVIRKHFDPSKFIIKITPLNPTVRSHEQSLQSLIDPYDSKSSQRVVEMFEKEGFEVILSIGELEENKIGSNCGQYVQRAIHSRAKPESSYDLEKYGVRIFPS, from the coding sequence ATGAGGGTCCTTGCTGAATACGGGAATGAGGAGATCGCGAAGGTTTATGTCGTCCAATTAAGGGAAGACGAGGCAGGTAACGGGAAATCCCGGAAGTACGTCGTTGAGTGTGTCGAGTCCGTCCAGCCCCCGATCCCGAGGGAGAAAAAATGGGTTCTCATCGTTTCGACGATGTTCGGCTGTCCGATCAAATGCAAATTCTGCGACGCTGGTGGCGATTATCTCGGGAAACTGACAGCGGAGGAGATCCTCGCGCAGATCGCCTACATAGTGCGCCGCAGATTCCCGGACAATTATGTGCCTATCCCCAAATTCAAGATCCAGTTCGCAAGGATGGGGGAACCGTCGCTGAACCCCGCGGTCCTCGAGGCGATGCGTCGTCTTCCAGAGATTTTAGACGCCCCTGGACTGAATGTTTCTCTCTCAACGATCGCACCAAAGACCAATACCGCGGAAAAGTTCTTTGAGGAGCTCATTGAAATCAAAGAGCAATACTACTCGCGAGGAAGATTCCAGTTGCAGTTCTCGATACACACGACTGATGTTGATAAAAGAAATGAACTGATCCCGATCAAGAAGTGGTCATTCGAAGAGATCGCCGCCTACGGCGATCGTTTCAGTTCACCAGAAAGCGGGGATAAAAAGGTGACCTTGAACTTTGCACCAGCAGTTGGGTATCCCCTTGATGCAAAGGTCATCCGCAAACACTTCGACCCCTCGAAATTCATTATCAAGATTACCCCACTGAACCCGACGGTGCGATCGCACGAGCAGTCGCTTCAGTCGTTGATCGACCCGTATGACTCAAAGAGTTCGCAGCGAGTTGTCGAGATGTTTGAAAAAGAAGGGTTCGAGGTTATCCTCAGCATCGGGGAACTGGAGGAAAACAAGATCGGGAGCAACTGCGGTCAGTATGTCCAGAGGGCGATCCATTCTCGTGCGAAACCGGAGAGCAGCTATGACCTCGAGAAATACGGTGTGAGAATTTTTCCGTCATGA
- a CDS encoding 4-oxalocrotonate tautomerase family protein codes for MPIVNVYVWKGFSDGAKRKVISGVTEVFVNLGIPAQAVEVVIQEVPMENWGVGGEQASEKFKQTRIP; via the coding sequence GTGCCGATTGTTAACGTCTACGTGTGGAAAGGGTTCTCTGATGGGGCGAAGCGGAAGGTAATATCCGGTGTCACGGAGGTCTTCGTAAACCTTGGGATCCCCGCGCAGGCGGTCGAGGTCGTGATCCAAGAGGTCCCGATGGAGAACTGGGGAGTTGGCGGGGAACAAGCGAGTGAGAAATTCAAGCAGACAAGAATACCGTGA
- a CDS encoding isochorismatase family protein: MLDVTSSADKWMEILRPYLRDFRRERISFDPKKSALMVIDMQRFFLDPRSHAYLPTASQIIKNVRELLHAYRESSLPVIFTRHALLQNEDPGVMGRWWRDVIREEDAMSSIVEELKPLPDEIVIRKTRYSAFADTDLKQILRNLGVTQLVVTGVMTHLCCETTAREAFVRDFDVFFVIDATATKNEDLHLSSLKTLADGFAIPVKSEEVVAWIKQRK, from the coding sequence ATGCTGGATGTTACCAGCAGTGCTGATAAATGGATGGAGATTCTTCGTCCCTATCTGCGGGATTTCCGTCGAGAGAGAATATCCTTTGATCCAAAGAAATCCGCCCTCATGGTCATCGACATGCAGCGTTTTTTCCTCGACCCCCGGTCCCATGCATACCTCCCCACTGCAAGTCAGATCATCAAGAATGTTCGAGAATTACTGCACGCTTACCGGGAATCCTCGCTTCCAGTCATTTTCACAAGACATGCCCTCCTGCAAAACGAAGACCCAGGGGTGATGGGCAGGTGGTGGCGCGATGTTATTCGCGAGGAAGACGCGATGTCTTCGATCGTTGAGGAATTGAAGCCATTACCCGATGAAATAGTGATCAGGAAGACGCGGTACAGCGCGTTCGCAGATACAGACCTCAAACAGATATTGAGAAATCTCGGGGTTACACAATTGGTCGTCACAGGTGTAATGACACACCTCTGCTGTGAGACAACGGCCCGCGAGGCCTTCGTCCGCGATTTCGATGTCTTCTTCGTCATCGACGCGACGGCGACGAAAAATGAAGACCTCCATCTCTCGAGTTTGAAGACTTTGGCTGATGGGTTCGCCATTCCTGTCAAGAGTGAGGAGGTGGTCGCTTGGATAAAGCAAAGGAAGTGA